The Chloroflexota bacterium region CGGGGAGGGTTTGGACCACGAAGGGCACGAAGGACACGGAGACGCGGCGACACGGGGACGCGGGGACGCGGGGATGGGGAGACGCGGGGATGGGGAGACGCGGGGATGGGGAGACGCGGGGATGGGGAGACGCGGGGAGGGTTTGGACCACGAAGGGCACGGAGGGACGCGAAGGCCTGGAAGTGCGAAGGCGTCTTGCAGCGTCAATCACATGTGTCGGATGAGGATTGTATTCAGGAATGGGTCGCCCGTACGAATCTACCTTTCCCTGGAATCCTGGATAAGTTTGAATTCCCGTTGCTCTATGTTACAATGGCGGGAGAGATGCCGGAAACGGAAAACAGGTAGGCAGCGACAGGTAATCGCAGGCGCGAGTCATGATGAGACCGATTCGGATCATGATAGCTGAAGATCACTCGCTGTTCGGGCACGGGCTCCGACGGGTGTTGAACATGGAGTCCGACCTTGAGGTGATTGCCGAAGTGGGTGACGGCAACCTGGCTGTGGAGCGGGCCCTCGAGCTGACGCCAGATGTTGTTCTGATGGATATCAATTTGCCCAAACGCAATGGTTTGCAGGCGACCCGGGAGATCACTTCCAGCCTTGACGATGTATCCGTGGTCGTTCTGACAGCCTACGACGACGAACAACAGATGTTCTATGCCATGCGGGCCGGTGCTTCTGCCTATTTTGGGAAAGATGTTTTGCCAGACGTGCTCGTCGAAGCAGTCCGGACCGTGGCTACTGGGCGTTATGTCATCGATGGCCGCACCCTGCAGAAACATGAGGTAATGCCCTGGCTGCTCAGCCGATTCGACGAGCTTTCTGAGGAGAGTAACCTGGATGAGGGTTCCCTGGTGCCGCTTACGAGGCGGGAGATGGAGATTCTGGGTTACATCGTAGAGGGCGAAAGCAATAAAACAATCGCCTTGAAGCTGGGAATCAGTCAGCAGACCGTCAAAAACCATATGAGCAGTATTCTGCGCAAGCTCTCCGCAAGTGACCGGACAGAGGCTGCCGTGGTTGCCTTGCGCAAGGGCTGGGTACCCCTGCAGGAAACCAGAGATGAAAAGGAAAGTTGACATTTTATGACTGAAACGCCTTCCGGCGGCGATGCAGGCCAGAGTTTTATCGAATACGCGTTGATTCTGATCCTGATCGCTATTGTCGTGCTTGCCATCTTTTTGATTATGGGGGATGAAATCAGGACCTTCATCAACGACCTGTTGCAGGCCTGGTTTCCCAGCTGACGTTAGTTAAATGTCGGGAAAATTCTGGGGGAGGGGAACGAGGGCGCCAGTCTCAAGCGTTCCTGTCCACGGAGCTTTACTCTGTAGGCGCTTGCAGCATCAACAACGCGCTCACAAAAATATTGCGCTGGCTGAACTGCCTCGCAGGGACCACAATTGGCAATTGCTCTCTGCCGTTAACAATTGATCGTTGACCACTGACAATTGACAATTAGCAGGGGGATTCGGGAACAAGGGGGAAAAAATGCCGAAATTGCCACCAATACTCTCAGCGATGGCACGCGGGCCAGAGAAGCGTGAGGTCGTCCCTCGACCATGGCATACGTTGCTTGATATACTGTTTCCGCCGCAGTGTGCCGGCTGCGGGAAGTCAGGAGTCAATATCTGCCCTGACTGCATGGGGCAGGTAACACCTGTGCCTCTTCCCATCTGTCGCCATTGTGGTCGACCCTGGGAAGGCCCGGGGGTCTGCCATAGCTGTCGATCCTGCCAGAGCCAACTCAAGGCGATTCGCTCAGCCTCGATCTATGCCCAACCTTTGGGAAAGATCATCTGGCAGTTCAAGTACCGAAATCGTCGGGACCTGGCACGTCCCCTGGGTGGCCTGTTGGCGTCCTACTGGATGGGCCATGTCGTACCGGTGGACATTGTGATGGCGGTGCCCCTGCACCCGACTCGACAGCGCGAGCGGGGATATAACCAGGCAACCTTGCTGGCGCAGCAACTCTGTTTCACCGCGCGGTTGCCACTGCTCGACGCAGGCATACTTCAGCGGGGCCGGCCAACCACCCAACAGGCCAGCCTGACTCGCCCTGAACGCCTGAAAAACGTGGCCGGTGCTTTTCAATGGCAGGGACCGGCGCTTTCCGATCTGAACATCCTGTTGATCGACGATGTGGCAACCAGTGGCGCCACGTTGGAAGCGTGCGCCACGGTCCTGAAAGGGGCAGGCGCCGCCAGCGTGCGGGCACTGACCGTCGCCCGGGCGGGGGACGAATACGGGAAAATAAGGTCTTCCAAGATCGCAAGAGTTGGGCTATAATGTAAGGGCAGGGGTTTGAAATTGCCAGCAAACTACCGGAAACGAGCGTTCCGATCGCTATTCAAGAATCTGGCGGTGACGTGGGGTGGTGAGGAGGTAGAATGAGAGGACAAAGAATCCTGGTCGTTGATGATAACCAGGATATCCGGGAACTGCTGGAATGCATCTTCAAACGGGATTCCATAGACATCCGCTCAGCGAGCAGTGGTCCGGAGGGCTTGCGGCAGCTCTATGCGTTTCAGCCCGACTTGGTCATCCTGGATATATTGATGCCCGGGATGGACGGATGGGAAACGCTGCGGCGGATTCGGCAATTGACCGATGTGCCTGTGATTATCTTGTCGGCGTTGAACATGGACGAGGACATCGTGCGGGGATTCGACCTGGGCGCCCACGATTTCGTGACCAAACCCTTCAGCGCAGATGTGTTGCTGGCCCGGGCAGAAAGGCTGCTGCGTCAGCGTACTGCAACCGATCGCATATCTGACGGTGTGGCGATCTTTGACGACGGCTACCTGCAAGTGGACCTGGAGTTTCGAAAAGTTCTGGTGGAGGGTAGAGAGGTCACGTTGACCCGAACGGATTACGATGTCTTCGAGTTTCTGGTGCGCCACAAAGGCCAGGTGCTCTCCAAACGCCAGATTCTTGCCGCTGTCTGGGGGTGGGAATACATCGACCATCCTGAGTACGTCCATACCTATATCTCGCGGTTGCGACGCAAGCTGGAGAGGGATCCAGCAACCCCTAAGTATATCCTGACCGAGCATGGGCTGGGATATTGTTTTGCGGGAGTACCCGATTTTTTGCAAACCACGGTTTGATCACCCTGGCCAGTATTGGTCATCTCGTTCGCTGCGAACAATGCGCTCTGGCGTGCACGTTTCGCAGCGTTTTTTTGTTCTCGTTGTGGAAGGCCTCGTGTTGAGAAAATGATTAGAAAATTGACAGGATTCTTATAGAGAACTTTAGGAATGTTTTAGAACTTTTTTAGAAACTCCAACTATTATGGGGTTGAAGGGTTTACGGTCGGTTTTTTGCAGCCAATATGAGTTACTCCGTGATATGTTTCATCGACCGATCTGCGCCAACGTTGGTGTGGCGAATATGGACCAGGCACGTGGTTTTGCAGGACCTTGGCCGCAGATTCCCCAACTGATTCGATATCCTCCGCGCTGTTACCCTGGGGAAGATCTGGTCTCAAAATGAATCGGGCGGTGATCTTGGAAGCAGTTTGATGGGTTTGGGCACAAGCACAGGCTGAGGTTGGGCGTGTGCAACAATCAATAATGGGCAATGTCGCCCATGGTGGATCGCTTTCTG contains the following coding sequences:
- a CDS encoding response regulator transcription factor; protein product: MMRPIRIMIAEDHSLFGHGLRRVLNMESDLEVIAEVGDGNLAVERALELTPDVVLMDINLPKRNGLQATREITSSLDDVSVVVLTAYDDEQQMFYAMRAGASAYFGKDVLPDVLVEAVRTVATGRYVIDGRTLQKHEVMPWLLSRFDELSEESNLDEGSLVPLTRREMEILGYIVEGESNKTIALKLGISQQTVKNHMSSILRKLSASDRTEAAVVALRKGWVPLQETRDEKES
- a CDS encoding ComF family protein, which produces MARGPEKREVVPRPWHTLLDILFPPQCAGCGKSGVNICPDCMGQVTPVPLPICRHCGRPWEGPGVCHSCRSCQSQLKAIRSASIYAQPLGKIIWQFKYRNRRDLARPLGGLLASYWMGHVVPVDIVMAVPLHPTRQRERGYNQATLLAQQLCFTARLPLLDAGILQRGRPTTQQASLTRPERLKNVAGAFQWQGPALSDLNILLIDDVATSGATLEACATVLKGAGAASVRALTVARAGDEYGKIRSSKIARVGL
- a CDS encoding response regulator transcription factor: MRGQRILVVDDNQDIRELLECIFKRDSIDIRSASSGPEGLRQLYAFQPDLVILDILMPGMDGWETLRRIRQLTDVPVIILSALNMDEDIVRGFDLGAHDFVTKPFSADVLLARAERLLRQRTATDRISDGVAIFDDGYLQVDLEFRKVLVEGREVTLTRTDYDVFEFLVRHKGQVLSKRQILAAVWGWEYIDHPEYVHTYISRLRRKLERDPATPKYILTEHGLGYCFAGVPDFLQTTV
- a CDS encoding Flp family type IVb pilin, which codes for MTETPSGGDAGQSFIEYALILILIAIVVLAIFLIMGDEIRTFINDLLQAWFPS